A stretch of the Thiomicrorhabdus indica genome encodes the following:
- the mnmE gene encoding tRNA uridine-5-carboxymethylaminomethyl(34) synthesis GTPase MnmE codes for MEFENIDTIAAVATAPGRGGVGIIRVSGKKSKSIAQAILGLVPEPRYAHYGPFYGAENQVLDRGIALYFPNPNSFTGEDVLELQGHGGPVVLQWLLERVVELGARLAEPGEFSKQAFMNDKLDLAQAEAIADLIEASSAQAAKSALRSLQGDFSREVNTLVEELIQLRLYVEAAIDFPEEEIDFLSDGKVAGQLQHILDRLHQVFASAQQGVLLREGMSVVILGRPNAGKSSLLNALSGEEVAIVTDIAGTTRDIVKQEINIDGMPLHILDTAGVREATDQVEQIGIERAWQALEEADRVLVMLQAGEAIHEEDQVILDKLPDSLPVTLVRNKIDLINHAPMVEVEESTGRSVIWLSAKHQQGLELLREHLKTEMGFAQTEEGVFMARKRHLDALQTALDYTQNGQQQLEMYAAGELLAEDLRLAQESLSEITGRFTSDDLLGRIFSSFCIGK; via the coding sequence ATGGAATTTGAAAATATTGATACGATTGCTGCGGTGGCAACAGCACCTGGGCGCGGTGGGGTAGGTATTATTCGCGTGTCGGGTAAAAAATCCAAATCGATTGCACAAGCGATTTTAGGCCTAGTGCCTGAGCCACGTTATGCTCATTACGGGCCTTTTTATGGGGCTGAAAATCAAGTGTTGGATCGAGGGATTGCGTTGTATTTTCCCAATCCGAATTCTTTTACTGGTGAGGATGTCTTGGAATTGCAAGGGCACGGGGGGCCGGTGGTTTTGCAATGGTTGCTTGAACGAGTAGTTGAACTTGGGGCGCGTTTAGCTGAGCCTGGTGAATTCTCAAAGCAAGCTTTTATGAATGACAAACTCGATTTAGCCCAAGCCGAGGCGATTGCGGATTTAATTGAAGCCAGTTCTGCGCAAGCAGCAAAATCTGCTCTGCGTTCTTTGCAAGGCGACTTTTCACGAGAAGTAAATACTTTGGTGGAAGAGTTGATTCAATTACGTTTGTATGTGGAAGCTGCGATCGATTTTCCAGAGGAGGAGATTGATTTTCTCTCCGATGGAAAAGTGGCTGGACAGTTGCAACACATTTTGGATCGACTACACCAAGTGTTTGCTTCTGCGCAACAAGGGGTGTTGTTGAGAGAAGGTATGTCTGTGGTAATTTTGGGCCGCCCCAATGCTGGAAAATCCAGTTTGTTGAATGCTCTCTCAGGAGAGGAGGTCGCAATTGTCACCGATATTGCAGGAACCACGCGAGATATTGTTAAGCAGGAAATTAATATTGATGGCATGCCATTGCATATTTTGGATACGGCTGGAGTACGTGAGGCAACCGATCAAGTCGAACAAATTGGAATTGAACGAGCTTGGCAAGCATTGGAAGAGGCTGATCGAGTATTGGTCATGCTGCAAGCTGGTGAGGCGATTCATGAAGAAGATCAGGTGATTTTGGATAAGTTGCCTGATTCATTGCCAGTGACATTGGTGCGTAATAAAATCGACTTAATTAATCATGCGCCGATGGTTGAAGTGGAAGAATCTACCGGCCGGTCGGTCATTTGGTTATCTGCAAAACATCAGCAAGGTTTGGAACTGTTACGTGAACATTTAAAAACCGAAATGGGGTTTGCACAGACCGAAGAAGGCGTGTTTATGGCGCGCAAACGTCATTTGGATGCGTTGCAAACGGCACTCGACTATACCCAAAATGGTCAGCAACAATTGGAAATGTATGCTGCTGGTGAGCTTTTGGCTGAAGATTTACGCTTAGCGCAAGAATCTCTTTCGGAAATTACCGGCCGGTTCACTTCTGATGATCTTCTTGGCCGAATTTTTAGTTCTTTTTGTATTGGAAAGTAA